The following coding sequences lie in one Paenibacillus durus ATCC 35681 genomic window:
- a CDS encoding GerMN domain-containing protein, which produces MWNKKMGIIGIASVLLLVLAGCGDKPSTAPANEGGIASPAVVSGAEGNVEPSEQPVESAVPDTTAQPSAVNESPPSTEPSPSAAPPEEKQSQTIDVYYTDSQIMDLKPAKADIAYKDDTEKYTNAFKALQKSDNADLIPLWGKMELKSLKFENGQIVMDIHKPAEAQLGSGGESFALSALTKTLFQFSEVQSIELLVDGEQVESLMGHADLLHPMTRENSQ; this is translated from the coding sequence TTGTGGAATAAAAAAATGGGGATCATCGGTATAGCGTCGGTTCTTCTGCTTGTGCTGGCAGGATGCGGCGACAAACCGTCTACAGCGCCTGCAAATGAGGGAGGCATCGCTTCACCGGCTGTCGTTAGCGGTGCTGAAGGGAATGTCGAGCCTTCGGAGCAGCCTGTGGAAAGTGCCGTGCCAGATACTACGGCGCAGCCATCGGCAGTAAATGAGAGTCCTCCTTCAACTGAGCCGTCACCGAGCGCTGCGCCGCCCGAGGAGAAACAGAGTCAAACGATTGATGTCTATTACACGGATTCTCAAATAATGGATCTGAAGCCGGCAAAGGCGGACATTGCTTATAAGGACGACACTGAAAAATACACCAATGCTTTCAAAGCGCTGCAAAAAAGCGATAACGCGGACCTGATCCCTCTATGGGGAAAAATGGAGCTGAAGTCTCTGAAGTTCGAGAACGGGCAAATCGTGATGGATATTCACAAACCGGCAGAGGCTCAGCTAGGATCCGGAGGCGAATCCTTTGCGCTTAGCGCGCTGACTAAGACGCTGTTCCAATTTTCGGAAGTTCAGAGCATTGAACTGCTGGTTGATGGGGAGCAGGTTGAGAGCCTGATGGGCCATGCGGACCTGCTGCATCCGATGACCAGGGAGAACAGTCAGTAA